The genomic DNA TGCTGTTTGGAATGATGTAAGCTTTTGAGCTAATATTTTTGTGCTTTGAATCGTGACTGAAGCGCGACCTTCAGAACGAAAGCTGGGAAGTTTACAATCTTTATTATTGAGAAATTGTCACAGATTAGAGAGCTTCAGAGTAGAGCTTAACCGACTTATGATCTACTTACTGCTCACTGGAATTCACAGTCCATTATTGTGAACTGGGGGAAAGCTGGATTAAAATTTCGCTTGTTTGAAATATTCTTACTGTGTAATTCAGTGTGATTCCTTGCGAGTCCAGCATACTcagaaaaaagattaaaattacATCGTGTCTTTACCATAAGCTAATTTTTACTGTTCCAATATAAACCCAATAATTAAATTGCGTCAGTATTCAACATTGCCAGATGTGTTTCGAATGCCTGTGATCACATATTTCTTATCGAATAGGACAGATTCATGGTAGTGTCACATGACTACAACTATCAGaatctgtctttttttttttgcctggcTCACGGCTATAATGTAATGATTTCCCCTCTGGGATTGCAAAATGTGAATAAGAGAGGATAATCAGATACTCagtgaattctggtagttgttgACAAGTAATGCcatcatgaaattgaactaGTAATGGACATAAAATGCACCTTGCCTTCTAAAGTTAACTTTCTTAGAACAAAAATAACACTTTTATATTCAATGCTACGATTCCTTTGTTAAGATTGAAGAGAGTGAAGAGTCTGTTTACAAGTGTGGACATTGTGATAAGGTATGTAAATATCAAGGAGGTTTAACACTTCATCGAAGAAAGAAACACCCAGAAGTCAACGAAATTAACAAACCGGATTATGAGGAGATGGCAAGAGAAAAGCTTCCACCACCTCTGTTGGAAAATATGATTcatgaaatcttgattcatgaAATCTTAAGATGACTGCTACCCTTCAGGAATGCAAAAGGCATTTAAAGATTGTACCCAAGTCAAAGTATCACATGATCATGTCATATACAAAGAGTGTATTAAATGTCTGGCATTTATGTATAAAAAGAGTGACCTAGAAAAGTTTTATGAAAAATTTTATTCATCTCTGCCACTACAAGCCGAGACACTCTTAAACAAAACTTTTCCTGAGAGTTGATGCAAAGTAATAGTCTTACATCTTGTAGAAAAGCTACtggcattttcaaaaccaaGTTCCAGTCAAAGTTGTGTAGAGATTTCTTTGAAAGATGCTGAGCGTGGTCCTCTGAATTACCTTGGAGGATATATCTTGCATAACTTGTATAGAAAACACCTGTCAAAGGCTTctaagaaaacaaatatttgccaaGAAAAAGAGGAATTTATGGCTTTACTCGACTCGCTTCATGTTGATGAGCCCATCGCCAAGGATACAGCATTTATTAGTGCCAAAGATAGGGGAGGTTTGTGGTACCCTAAGGAATACCTGACAGacatttttgtgatttacattttttttaatatttatggAGGTATTCTTGATTGAGTGTTGTACTATTTTAGTGAAACCACCGATGATGTCATCACTTTCCTCATTTGCAtaatataaaaaatattttaactggaatttctgACCATGaaatgcttttgaaataatTGTAAGTTGTAATTAACAGGTGCAGAGTAAGATTCAGATCCGTTGCACAGATGGTGTTGCCATTGGCTATGCAATGAATGAAAATGACTGGTCATGTCTTCATGATGTTTATGAGTCCCTGTTCATCTCAGAAAATGGAGCTGGTCAAAGGGCAAGTTACGTTCTTCAGACCTACTGGCGGGATATGACATCTGGGTTTGAGTTTGCTGGGCCTTACTTTCTCCGTGAGGTACCCCTGGATGGAAAGTTTCTACATGACATCGTCTTCAAGGTGATCAGTACCCTTGAAAAGTACCGGTTCCATGTCATTCTATTGGTTGGTGATGGAGCTTCCTGTAACTTAGCCCTTTTTAAGAGGCTTTGTGGCTATGCAAATGAGCAGCTCCCAGTAGAAGACAGTGGTGCTGAACGATACCAGTTCAAGGCCAGTTTCATCAATCCATTCAGCACCAGATCAGACAAAACCTGCTTTGTCATGATATGCCCTGCTCACCAGGTAAGGTATTATAATAATTCAAGTATTTAATTATTCTCATGTGTACAATTTGTAACACCTGGGTGTTATTGTTTCTTATATTGTCCAGTTGAAGAACATCATTGCAGCTTTGTACAGTTCAAGGAACAAGGGGAAAAAAGCTTTCGAGAAGGGAGGCACTACTTTTGGCTGGCAgccaataataattaacaattattcgctgaAGTGGagataaatatccaccactttcactgacactgaggtgtatataccacacaagctgAATAACTAGCAGCCCAAAGAGTAACTTTATTTGCGATAATTTACCAacaaaagccattttgtttttcttcggctgctcagaggtgaatagtacttggttAATCACCTCCaagctagccaatcagcatgctTGAAAAGTACTATTCACCTGTGTGGTATATAATAATTACTTTTACAGTGTAtgtatatttacaataattttccCCTTGATCTGATTCCTCACGCCTAACTTTTTGGGGTGACAAACTGGGTTACATCTAAGTTTTCCTTTTAATCTTTGCAGAGTATGTTGACAACTCCAAACGAGCACGTGCAGCAAAGTTTTTAGCATGGCAGGTATTGCTGAATAAAGATTAACTTGTttattaaagtgcctataaccccaaaatatttttttcgcttaaataactctttgcacctgtttgaaaaGCATTGCGCCTTTTTGCACCTTTTTAGCCCTAATCTTGACTTTTTACAGGCTGTAAAAGTTACGAAATCTGACCATCATCTGTAACACGACCGAGCAAGTAAGGggtatgggtctattcctgggttgatgtcacaaac from Montipora foliosa isolate CH-2021 chromosome 7, ASM3666993v2, whole genome shotgun sequence includes the following:
- the LOC138011815 gene encoding uncharacterized protein isoform X3, producing the protein MADCLACESEGTEIELLLTEDVDDESLLMSLDMIECFSSSDGFEEVENELDAVWNDIEESEESVYKCGHCDKVQSKIQIRCTDGVAIGYAMNENDWSCLHDVYESLFISENGAGQRASYVLQTYWRDMTSGFEFAGPYFLREVPLDGKFLHDIVFKVISTLEKYRFHVILLVGDGASCNLALFKRLCGYANEQLPVEDSGAERYQFKASFINPFSTRSDKTCFVMICPAHQSMLTTPNEHVQQSF